GACCGAGCTCACGTTGAAGCTGGCGAGGCTGTTGGAACAGTAGCTGCACAATCTGTTGGTGAACCTGGTACTCAGATGACTATGCGTACTTTTCACTATGCAGGGGTAACTGAGTTAAACGTAACTTTAGGTCTTCCGAGACTTATTGAGATTGTTGACGCTAGAAAAGATATTGCTACTCCAACAATGGATATTTACTTTGATGAGGAAAGACGTAACGACGAAGAGTTTGTAAAAACTTTAGCTAACCAGATTGGTAAAAGTACAGTCAACGATATCCTTTCCGATTTCAATTTAAATTATGCTAAAATGGAAGTTGAAGCAGTTTTAGATGATAAAAAAATAAGAGAAAAAAGACTTGATAAAGACGAAATTGATGCAATTATTACTAAGGCTTTCAAAAAAGCCGTAATTAATAACAATCATGTAGTAATACCATCCAGTAAATCAGAAAAATCTGATTCCAAATTTGAAATACGTGAACTCCGTCTTTTAGCGGATAAAGTTCGTGATTTGCAGATCAGTGGTATAAAAGGAATCGGTAAAGTTATTATTCGTAAGGATGATGTTGAATGGATTATTCACACAGAAGGATCCAACCTTAAGGAAATCCTTGATATGGACGGTATTGATCATGTAAGAACCACAACCAACAACATCCACGAGATCGGTGAAGTTTTAGGTATTGAAGCTGCTCGTCAGTCTATCATTAACGAAGCTCAAAATACCTTATCAGAACAGGGTCTTAGTGTTGATGTAAGACACATCATGCTTGTTGCAGATATCATGACAGCTGAAGGTGTTGTAAAATCCATCGGTAGACATGGTATCAGTGGTGAAAAATCAAGTGTATTAGCTCGTGCAGCTTTTGAAGAAACTGGTAAACATTTACTTAACGCAAGTATTCGCGGAGAAGTGGATGATTTAACAGGTATCATCGAAAATATTATTATTGGACAACCAATACCTCTTGGTACCGGATCAGTCGGTGTCAAAATGGATAAATAAATTAAAGGAGGCTAGATGATGGACGTAGATAGAGGAATCAGAGTAGCTGTAGATACTGGTGATGTAATCTTAGGCTCTGAAAAATCAATTCAATCTTTAAAATTAGGAAAAGGTCAACTCGTAGTAGTTGCTGCTAACGCTCCTAAAGACATTATTGAAGATGTTGAATATTATGCAAATCTTTCCGAAATTCCATCCTTAGTATACGATGGAACTAGTGTAGATTTGGGTTCTGTTTGTGGTAAACCTTTCACTGTTGCTACATTAATCGTAAACGATCCAGGAGATTCTACAATATTAGACGATTTGAGGTAGATTTAAGTGTCTATTAAATTTAGTGCAAATGAAATTAGATACATAGCTCTTTTCGAAAATATGACTGGAGCAATGGTTAAGGATTGCATTATCGATGATGAACATGGAAAAGTTACATTTGTTGTGAAGAACGGTGATATGGGACTTGCTATCGGTAAAAAAGGAAGTTCTGTTTCTAAAGTTCAAAGAGCAGTTGATAAGGGTGTAGAAATCATCGAACTTGATGATGACCCTATACAATTTATCAAAAATGTTTTATCCCCTGCAAAGTTACAAAGCGTTAAGATTAGTCAAAAACAGTCTGGTGAAAAAGTAGCTATTGTAACAGCAGACAATACCAACAAACGTATTGCTATCGGTAAAAACGGAATTAATATTGAAAGAGCTAAACTATTAGCAGATAGACAACATAATATTGACAATATTATTTTAAAATAGCTTTAACGCTATTTTATTTACTTATTTTTTTTATTTTTTTTACTTGCATTTTTTAATTATTTCTTATTTCAGTTATTTTTCCCAATACCTTTTATTTAGTAGTTATATTTTTTAAATTCAATTTAGGTATGATTTATATTTGATTTAAGCATTAATTTTAAGGTCTTTTTATACTTAATTCAATCAATATAATATTTGGAGGGATTAATTGAGTGTAAAAAATAAAAAGTCCAAAAGGATTTTCTACTTTGATGCATTGCGTGCATTGGCGATTATAACTGTAATAATGTTTCATGTTTATCTTAGAATAGGTAAAGGTGCAAGTGTAGGCTGGGGCATGCCTCCTTCACCAGGTTGGATTGCAACTGATCTGCTTGCAACCATTGCAAGATGTGGTGTGGCAATCTTTTTAATGCTGTCAGGAGCTCTTTCTTTAGGCAGAGTCTGGGATATCAAGCCCTTTTTACAAAAGAGACTTCCACGTATTGCGATGCCTTTCGTTTTCTGGACAGTAGTATTGGCAAGCCTTATAGTTTTAGTTTACTATTTCCATCCGTTTTCAATGTTCAATTATTTCCACACATTTGACTTCAATACGATATCAACATTCTTCTATAATGCATTTATGGGAGATACCGTGTGGTTTACTCCGTACTGGTTCTTCTGGATGATTTTAGGTACTTATTTAATCATGCCTGTTTTAAATAAATGGCTTCTTCATGCTGATTTGAAGGAAGCGGAATACTTTCTGGTAATCTGGCTTGTTACATGTCTTTTTTCATACACTATTAATTTTGACTTTCCGGTCAATCTCAAATATTTCACAGGACCGATCGGTCTTGTAGTTTTAGGATATTATCTAAGACATACTGACCGCAAGATATTCAACAATATCTATTATGCAATTGCAATATTTTTAGCATCTGCAATTGCTCTTGTGGGCTTAAGCTACATGTTTTCTACACCATCAGAATTCTATGTCTTTGAAAGATATTCAATACTCTTTGCATTTGAAGTAACCGGAATATTCTGTATATTCAAGAATTTCGGCCAGCTCAACATAAACTGGAAGTTTTTAAGCAATCCGGATTCCATTTTCAGAAAGTCTGTATTTTCAATTGCAAAGTACAGTTATGGAATTTATCTGACTCATCAGTTTGTAATGAACTTCCTGGTCATATTCCTTGTTGGCCATGTAAGGTATACTTTTTTAATTGTGATTTTGGTAATACTGACTCTTGTTATTTCATGGGGCGGTTTAGCTATTCTGAATAGGGTTCCGTATCTTAATCAATGGATTGGGGCGAAATAAATTTTCCCCCAAAAAACATACCTTTATAAAGGTTGAAATATATAATTTATCTTAAGATATCTGTACTGTTTTATAACATGACTATGTGTGCTTTTTGTCATTGTTTTTAATAATTATTTCAAGATATCTTCTTTTAGATAAAGTAATTTTATCTAATTATTTATTATTACTGATTGTATCTTTGAATTTAGATTGTACTATAGTCTATAGTATAAATCGCAGCGGTGGATTCTTAGATATGTATTTTAACAAAAAGATTTAGAGGAAATATTATGCCAGGACTTTTTGCTGCAAAAAAACTTAAAAAGAATAGACAAAATTTTAAGTGGAAAGATGTAGATTACAAAAGAAGAGCTTTAA
The nucleotide sequence above comes from uncultured Methanobrevibacter sp.. Encoded proteins:
- the rpoA2 gene encoding DNA-directed RNA polymerase subunit A'', coding for MEDVINKVIDTIVQLNEEENLDISFPDSYIEDLAKAVVKNDLTDDELTKLIRKLKAAYDRAHVEAGEAVGTVAAQSVGEPGTQMTMRTFHYAGVTELNVTLGLPRLIEIVDARKDIATPTMDIYFDEERRNDEEFVKTLANQIGKSTVNDILSDFNLNYAKMEVEAVLDDKKIREKRLDKDEIDAIITKAFKKAVINNNHVVIPSSKSEKSDSKFEIRELRLLADKVRDLQISGIKGIGKVIIRKDDVEWIIHTEGSNLKEILDMDGIDHVRTTTNNIHEIGEVLGIEAARQSIINEAQNTLSEQGLSVDVRHIMLVADIMTAEGVVKSIGRHGISGEKSSVLARAAFEETGKHLLNASIRGEVDDLTGIIENIIIGQPIPLGTGSVGVKMDK
- a CDS encoding 50S ribosomal protein L30e, with the protein product MMDVDRGIRVAVDTGDVILGSEKSIQSLKLGKGQLVVVAANAPKDIIEDVEYYANLSEIPSLVYDGTSVDLGSVCGKPFTVATLIVNDPGDSTILDDLR
- a CDS encoding NusA-like transcription termination signal-binding factor, with product MSIKFSANEIRYIALFENMTGAMVKDCIIDDEHGKVTFVVKNGDMGLAIGKKGSSVSKVQRAVDKGVEIIELDDDPIQFIKNVLSPAKLQSVKISQKQSGEKVAIVTADNTNKRIAIGKNGINIERAKLLADRQHNIDNIILK
- a CDS encoding acyltransferase, producing MSVKNKKSKRIFYFDALRALAIITVIMFHVYLRIGKGASVGWGMPPSPGWIATDLLATIARCGVAIFLMLSGALSLGRVWDIKPFLQKRLPRIAMPFVFWTVVLASLIVLVYYFHPFSMFNYFHTFDFNTISTFFYNAFMGDTVWFTPYWFFWMILGTYLIMPVLNKWLLHADLKEAEYFLVIWLVTCLFSYTINFDFPVNLKYFTGPIGLVVLGYYLRHTDRKIFNNIYYAIAIFLASAIALVGLSYMFSTPSEFYVFERYSILFAFEVTGIFCIFKNFGQLNINWKFLSNPDSIFRKSVFSIAKYSYGIYLTHQFVMNFLVIFLVGHVRYTFLIVILVILTLVISWGGLAILNRVPYLNQWIGAK